The proteins below are encoded in one region of Maribacter aestuarii:
- the fbaA gene encoding class II fructose-bisphosphate aldolase gives MAHNIKPGVATGDEVQAIFNYAKEKGFALPAVNVIGSNTINGVLETAATLKAPVIIQFSNGGAQFNAGKGLSNEGQNAAIHGAIAGAKHVHQLAEAYGATVILHTDHCAKKLLPWIDGLLDASEKHFAETGKSLFSSHMIDLSEEPLEENIEICKGYLERMSKMNMTLEIELGITGGEEDGVDNSDVDDSKLYTQPEEVAYAYEELSKVSPRFTIAAAFGNVHGVYKPGNVKLTPKILKNSQEYISKKFGVEHNHIDFVFHGGSGSSVEEIREGISYGVIKMNIDTDLQYAFLSGVRDYVQDNKEYLQTQIGNPKGSDEPNKKFYDPRVWLRSGETAFVERLKKAFEDLNNVNTL, from the coding sequence ATGGCCCACAATATAAAACCAGGCGTAGCCACAGGTGACGAAGTACAGGCAATCTTTAACTATGCAAAAGAAAAAGGGTTTGCCCTGCCCGCAGTCAACGTAATTGGATCTAATACCATTAACGGCGTACTGGAAACTGCAGCTACCCTCAAAGCTCCCGTAATAATTCAATTTTCTAACGGTGGAGCACAGTTCAACGCAGGTAAAGGACTTTCCAATGAAGGACAGAATGCCGCCATACATGGTGCCATCGCCGGAGCAAAACATGTTCACCAGTTAGCGGAAGCCTATGGTGCTACTGTAATTCTGCATACCGATCACTGTGCCAAGAAACTATTACCTTGGATAGATGGTCTACTGGATGCCAGCGAAAAACATTTTGCCGAGACCGGAAAATCATTGTTCAGTTCACATATGATCGACCTTTCTGAGGAACCCTTAGAGGAGAATATAGAAATCTGTAAAGGATATCTGGAGCGCATGAGCAAAATGAACATGACTTTGGAAATAGAATTGGGTATTACAGGAGGTGAAGAAGATGGGGTAGATAATTCAGATGTGGACGACTCCAAATTATATACACAACCCGAAGAGGTTGCCTATGCTTACGAAGAATTATCAAAAGTTAGCCCTAGGTTTACCATCGCGGCCGCCTTCGGAAATGTCCATGGAGTTTACAAGCCAGGTAACGTAAAATTGACGCCAAAAATATTAAAGAATTCTCAGGAATACATTTCTAAGAAATTTGGAGTTGAGCATAATCATATTGATTTTGTTTTTCATGGTGGATCTGGATCTTCTGTTGAGGAGATTAGAGAAGGGATCAGCTACGGCGTAATTAAAATGAATATAGATACCGATCTACAATACGCTTTTCTATCCGGAGTAAGGGACTATGTTCAGGACAACAAGGAATATCTCCAGACCCAAATTGGTAACCCCAAAGGTTCCGATGAACCTAATAAGAAATTCTATGATCCTCGTGTTTGGTTACGCTCCGGCGAAACTGCTTTCGTTGAAAGACTTAAGAAAGCATTCGAGGATTTGAACAATGTAAATACGTTATAA
- the accD gene encoding acetyl-CoA carboxylase, carboxyltransferase subunit beta codes for MTAWFKRKEKGIQTSTEEKKDTPKGLWYKSPTGKIVESDDLAKNFYVSPEDDYHVRIGSKEYFEILFDDNKFTELDAKLTSKDPLKFEDTKKYSDRLKAAQKKTGLKDAVRTGYGKSLGKDIVICCMDFTFIGGSMGSVVGEKIARGINHAIKKKVPFVMISKSGGARMMEAALSLMQLAKTSAKLAQLSEAGLPYISLCTDPTTGGTTASYAMLGDINISEPGALIGFAGPRVVKEATGKELPDDFQTAEFLLEHGFLDFISHRKDLKKKINLYIDLIQNNVIRK; via the coding sequence ATGACGGCTTGGTTTAAAAGAAAGGAAAAAGGAATTCAAACTTCTACCGAGGAAAAAAAGGACACGCCAAAAGGACTTTGGTATAAATCCCCTACGGGAAAAATTGTAGAGTCGGACGATCTAGCAAAGAACTTTTATGTAAGTCCGGAAGACGATTACCATGTCAGAATCGGCAGTAAGGAATACTTTGAAATTCTTTTTGATGATAACAAGTTTACTGAGTTAGACGCTAAACTTACCTCGAAAGACCCTTTAAAGTTCGAGGACACTAAAAAGTATAGTGATCGTTTAAAAGCAGCTCAGAAAAAAACAGGCCTGAAAGACGCTGTTAGAACTGGTTATGGAAAATCTTTAGGCAAGGACATTGTTATCTGTTGTATGGATTTCACGTTTATAGGTGGATCTATGGGAAGTGTTGTAGGAGAAAAAATTGCACGTGGCATAAATCATGCCATTAAGAAGAAAGTACCCTTTGTAATGATTTCAAAATCCGGAGGTGCTAGGATGATGGAAGCCGCGCTTTCGCTCATGCAGTTGGCCAAAACATCGGCTAAATTAGCACAATTATCGGAGGCTGGTTTACCCTATATTTCTTTATGTACCGACCCAACTACGGGCGGCACTACCGCCTCCTACGCTATGTTGGGGGACATTAATATCTCGGAACCAGGTGCCTTAATTGGTTTTGCTGGACCAAGGGTGGTAAAAGAAGCCACCGGAAAAGAGCTCCCTGATGATTTCCAGACGGCGGAATTCTTATTGGAACATGGATTTTTGGACTTCATTTCGCATAGAAAGGATTTAAAAAAGAAAATTAATCTTTATATCGATTTAATCCAGAACAATGTAATTCGAAAATAA
- the rpsO gene encoding 30S ribosomal protein S15 codes for MYLTKEVKADIFKKHGGKAENTGSTEGQVALFTHRINHLTGHLKNNHKDYNTERSLVKLVGKRRSLLDYLKKKDIVKYRELIKELGIRK; via the coding sequence ATGTATTTAACCAAAGAAGTAAAAGCCGATATCTTTAAGAAACACGGCGGAAAAGCAGAGAACACTGGTTCTACAGAAGGGCAAGTTGCGTTGTTCACACACAGAATTAACCATTTGACCGGACACCTGAAGAATAATCACAAAGATTACAATACAGAAAGGTCATTGGTGAAATTGGTAGGTAAAAGAAGAAGTCTTTTAGACTATCTAAAGAAAAAAGATATTGTCAAGTACAGAGAGCTGATAAAAGAGCTTGGTATTAGAAAATAG
- a CDS encoding polyribonucleotide nucleotidyltransferase, which translates to MIPKVFKEVIDLGDGREISIETGKLAKQAHGSVVVQSGKCMLLCTVVSNYKQSDVDFLPLTVDYREKFAAAGRYPGGFFKREARPSDGEVLTMRLVDRVLRPLFPKDYHSETQVMIQLMSHDDEVMPDAMAGLAASAAIQLSDFPFECAISEARVGRVNGEFVINPTRAQLAESDIDMMIGASADSVMMVEGEMDEISEEEMTEAIKFAHEAIKVQCAAQVKLAEAFGKKEVREYEGEREDEELAKKIHDMAYDKVYAIAKAGSAKHERSAAFSEIKEEVKASFSEEEQEEYGGMISKYFYKAEKAAVRDLTLNEGLRLDGRKTDEIRPIWCEVDYLPSTHGSAIFTRGETQALATVTLGTSRDSNQIDMPSFEGEERFYLHYNFPPFSTGEARPIRGTSRREVGHGNLAQRALKGMVPEDCPYTVRVVSEVLESNGSSSMATVCSGTMALMDAGVQLKKPVSGIAMGLITDLDSGKYAVLSDILGDEDHLGDMDFKVTGTADGITACQMDIKVKGLSYEILVNALKQARDGRLHILTKLTDTIATPNEDVKAHAPKMVTRTIPNEFIGALIGPGGKVIQELQKETGTTIVINEDPVTEEGIVEILGTDQNGIDAVLAKIDSLMFKPQMNEAYKVKVIKMLDFGAVVEYLDAPGNETLLHVSELAWERTENVSDVVNMGDEFEVKYLGTDPRTRKEKVSRKALLPKPEGFKERPPRSNDRRDDRRGNDRNRDRKPRRD; encoded by the coding sequence ATGATTCCAAAAGTATTTAAAGAGGTCATAGACCTCGGTGACGGTAGGGAAATTTCTATCGAAACTGGAAAATTGGCAAAGCAGGCACATGGTTCTGTTGTTGTGCAATCCGGAAAATGTATGCTATTGTGTACAGTCGTTTCCAATTACAAACAAAGTGACGTGGATTTTCTTCCGCTTACTGTAGATTACCGTGAGAAATTTGCAGCCGCAGGCCGTTATCCTGGTGGTTTCTTCAAAAGAGAAGCTAGACCAAGTGACGGTGAGGTATTGACCATGCGTTTGGTGGATCGTGTTTTACGTCCACTTTTTCCAAAAGACTATCATTCCGAGACTCAGGTAATGATTCAACTCATGTCCCATGATGATGAAGTTATGCCAGATGCTATGGCCGGTTTGGCTGCATCTGCTGCTATTCAGTTATCGGATTTTCCTTTTGAATGTGCCATTTCAGAGGCTAGGGTTGGTCGTGTAAACGGCGAGTTCGTCATTAATCCAACAAGGGCGCAATTAGCAGAGTCGGATATCGATATGATGATTGGTGCTTCTGCAGATTCAGTAATGATGGTGGAAGGTGAGATGGATGAGATTTCTGAAGAAGAAATGACCGAAGCTATCAAATTTGCGCACGAGGCTATAAAGGTACAATGCGCTGCTCAAGTAAAACTTGCAGAAGCTTTTGGCAAGAAAGAGGTTCGCGAGTACGAGGGTGAACGCGAAGATGAAGAATTGGCCAAGAAAATTCATGATATGGCCTATGATAAGGTATACGCTATAGCGAAAGCTGGTTCTGCCAAGCATGAACGTAGCGCGGCCTTTAGCGAAATCAAAGAAGAAGTAAAAGCATCTTTTTCCGAAGAAGAGCAAGAGGAGTATGGTGGTATGATTTCCAAATATTTTTACAAAGCTGAAAAAGCCGCCGTTCGTGACCTTACATTAAATGAAGGCTTACGATTGGATGGCCGTAAGACCGATGAAATTAGACCTATTTGGTGTGAGGTGGATTACCTTCCTTCCACACACGGTTCTGCAATTTTCACTCGTGGTGAAACTCAGGCACTGGCAACGGTAACCTTGGGAACATCAAGAGATTCTAACCAGATAGATATGCCTTCCTTTGAAGGTGAAGAGCGTTTCTACCTGCACTATAACTTTCCTCCTTTTTCAACAGGAGAAGCAAGACCAATACGTGGAACATCTCGTAGAGAAGTTGGGCATGGTAACTTGGCACAACGTGCCTTAAAGGGAATGGTACCCGAAGATTGTCCGTATACGGTCCGTGTTGTTTCCGAGGTATTGGAATCAAACGGTTCCTCTTCAATGGCAACGGTCTGTTCCGGTACAATGGCATTAATGGACGCTGGTGTACAATTGAAAAAACCTGTTTCCGGTATCGCCATGGGATTGATTACAGATTTAGATAGTGGTAAATATGCAGTTCTTTCAGATATTCTTGGTGATGAAGATCATCTTGGGGATATGGATTTTAAAGTAACTGGAACCGCAGACGGAATTACCGCTTGCCAAATGGATATTAAGGTAAAAGGTTTGTCCTATGAAATTTTGGTGAATGCTTTGAAACAAGCAAGAGACGGTCGTTTACATATTCTTACCAAATTAACGGACACGATTGCCACTCCAAATGAGGATGTTAAAGCACATGCTCCAAAAATGGTAACACGTACTATTCCTAATGAATTTATCGGTGCTTTAATCGGACCTGGTGGAAAAGTAATTCAAGAACTTCAAAAAGAAACAGGTACTACTATCGTTATTAACGAAGATCCTGTTACGGAAGAAGGTATTGTCGAAATTTTAGGAACGGACCAAAATGGAATCGATGCTGTACTGGCAAAAATTGATTCTTTGATGTTCAAACCTCAAATGAACGAAGCTTATAAAGTTAAGGTTATTAAGATGTTGGATTTTGGTGCGGTGGTAGAATATTTGGATGCTCCTGGCAATGAGACCTTACTACACGTTTCTGAATTGGCATGGGAACGTACAGAAAATGTTTCTGACGTGGTAAACATGGGAGACGAGTTTGAAGTGAAGTATTTAGGTACGGATCCAAGAACGCGTAAGGAAAAAGTTTCGCGCAAGGCTTTATTGCCAAAGCCTGAAGGTTTTAAGGAGAGGCCGCCACGTAGCAACGATCGTAGAGATGATCGTCGCGGAAACGACCGTAACCGTGATCGCAAACCCAGAAGGGATTAA
- a CDS encoding sigma-70 family RNA polymerase sigma factor translates to MRQLKITKQVTNRETASLDKYLQEIGKVDLITADEEVELAQRIKAGDQIALEKLTKANLRFVVSVAKQYQNQGLTLPDLINEGNLGLIKAAQRFDETRGFKFISYAVWWIRQSILQALAEQSRIVRLPLNKIGSINKINKTFAFLEQAHERMPSAEEIAKELDMTVDDVKQSLKNSGRHVSMDAPLIDGEDSNLYDVLRSGESPNPDKELLHESLRTEIERALETLTPREADVIRLYFGLAGQHSMTLEEIGETFDLTRERVRQIKEKAIRRLKHTSRSKILKTYLG, encoded by the coding sequence ATGAGACAGCTTAAGATTACAAAACAGGTCACCAATAGGGAGACCGCATCTTTGGACAAGTACTTGCAAGAAATTGGAAAAGTAGACTTGATTACCGCTGATGAGGAAGTAGAGTTGGCACAACGCATCAAGGCAGGCGACCAGATCGCTCTTGAAAAACTTACGAAGGCCAACCTCAGATTCGTGGTATCAGTTGCGAAGCAGTACCAAAACCAAGGGCTTACTTTACCGGATTTAATCAACGAGGGGAACCTTGGTCTGATTAAAGCTGCACAGCGTTTTGACGAGACGCGGGGATTTAAATTTATTTCCTACGCCGTATGGTGGATCCGTCAATCTATATTACAAGCATTGGCAGAACAATCCCGTATTGTTCGATTGCCTTTGAACAAAATCGGTTCGATCAACAAAATCAACAAAACCTTCGCTTTCTTGGAGCAAGCGCATGAGCGTATGCCTTCCGCAGAAGAAATTGCCAAGGAACTGGATATGACGGTTGACGACGTAAAACAGTCCTTAAAAAATTCAGGTCGTCATGTATCCATGGACGCGCCTTTGATCGATGGTGAAGATTCCAACCTATACGATGTATTGCGTAGTGGAGAGTCTCCAAACCCTGATAAGGAATTGTTGCATGAATCTTTACGTACGGAGATTGAACGTGCTTTGGAAACCTTAACACCAAGAGAAGCGGACGTCATTCGCCTGTACTTTGGTCTTGCGGGGCAGCACTCAATGACTCTTGAAGAAATTGGTGAAACTTTTGACCTTACAAGGGAAAGAGTACGCCAGATTAAGGAAAAGGCAATCCGTAGATTAAAACATACATCAAGAAGTAAAATCTTGAAAACGTATTTGGGCTAA
- the pulA gene encoding type I pullulanase: protein MIFFLDSCTVEEKKYQNFEDYPIATNSNLWLDYSKLATEFKLWSPTAERVILKLYRTGDDTTSYSNFEMETGENGLWKVKIDGNLDGTYYTYQVKADGHWLKETPGIYAKAVGVNGKKAMVLDMESTNPERWERDKGPQIKTANEAIIYELHIRDMTIHPQSGSSMPGKYLGLVESNTRGPENVATGIDHLKELGITHVHLLPSFDHYAIDEAKLDSVQYNWGYDPQNYNVPEGSYSSDPYEAKVRIEEFKKMVQTFHTNGIGVILDVAYNHTGKTEESNFNQEVPGYYYRYWEDGTYADAAACGNETASERAMMRKFILESVSYWAKEYHVDGFRFDLMGIHDIQTMNQVSARLKEINPNILLYGEGWTAKDSPLSKSERALKKHAQQIPEIAVFSDDLRDGLKGSVFDNDSAGFVSGAKNMEESIKFGVVGSILHPQIDYDKVNYSDQPWSSAPGRPSPMFHVMTIIPCSINLRFHVEMRHRRH, encoded by the coding sequence ATGATATTTTTTCTTGATTCTTGCACAGTAGAGGAAAAGAAATATCAAAATTTTGAAGATTATCCAATTGCAACGAATTCCAACCTTTGGTTGGATTATAGTAAACTCGCGACTGAATTCAAGCTATGGTCTCCCACGGCAGAACGAGTAATACTAAAACTTTATAGAACTGGGGATGATACTACGTCCTATTCCAATTTTGAAATGGAGACAGGTGAAAATGGCCTTTGGAAGGTAAAAATTGATGGAAACCTAGATGGTACCTACTATACCTATCAGGTAAAGGCAGATGGCCATTGGTTAAAAGAAACCCCTGGTATTTATGCAAAAGCCGTAGGAGTAAATGGAAAAAAAGCCATGGTTTTGGACATGGAAAGTACAAATCCCGAGCGTTGGGAAAGGGACAAAGGGCCGCAAATAAAAACTGCCAACGAGGCCATAATCTACGAACTGCACATAAGAGATATGACCATCCATCCCCAATCCGGTTCATCGATGCCCGGAAAATATTTAGGATTGGTTGAAAGTAACACTAGAGGACCTGAAAATGTTGCTACAGGAATAGACCATCTAAAGGAATTGGGGATTACCCACGTGCATTTACTGCCCAGCTTTGATCATTACGCCATTGACGAAGCAAAGCTGGATAGTGTCCAATATAATTGGGGTTATGACCCACAAAATTATAATGTTCCAGAAGGATCTTATTCTTCCGACCCCTATGAAGCAAAAGTGCGAATAGAGGAATTCAAGAAGATGGTTCAGACCTTTCACACAAACGGAATCGGGGTCATTTTAGATGTGGCCTATAACCATACCGGGAAAACGGAAGAGTCTAATTTTAATCAAGAAGTTCCTGGCTATTATTACAGATATTGGGAGGATGGCACTTACGCCGATGCCGCAGCTTGTGGAAATGAAACAGCGTCGGAAAGAGCTATGATGCGTAAGTTTATTTTGGAATCGGTTTCCTACTGGGCAAAAGAATATCATGTGGACGGTTTTCGATTTGATCTCATGGGCATTCATGATATTCAAACCATGAACCAGGTTTCTGCAAGGCTAAAAGAAATTAATCCGAATATTCTGCTGTATGGTGAAGGGTGGACGGCTAAAGATTCTCCATTGTCTAAAAGTGAACGGGCGCTCAAAAAGCATGCTCAACAAATACCGGAGATAGCTGTATTTAGTGATGATTTAAGAGATGGTCTTAAAGGATCTGTTTTTGACAACGATAGTGCTGGCTTCGTCAGTGGTGCCAAAAATATGGAAGAATCCATAAAATTTGGGGTAGTCGGATCCATTCTACACCCTCAAATAGATTATGACAAAGTAAACTATTCTGACCAACCTTGGAGTTCAGCCCCTGGCAGGCCATCTCCTATGTTTCATGTCATGACAATCATACCTTGTTCGATAAACTTAAGGTTTCACGTGGAGATGCGTCACAGGAGGCATTAG
- a CDS encoding alpha-1,6-glucosidase domain-containing protein: MFDKLKVSRGDASQEALVAMDKLANAIVLTSQGTVFMHAGAEFLRTKKEEENSYNLPDSINQIDWNWKLEHKPVFDYYKNLIELRKSHPAVRMTNSKDVVDNLTFLKSTDGVVSYVIQNNANYDSWNNILVIYNANPKPIKHILEGVWQLAVIGDDFSLVNGKPLKKTVQVPPISMLVAYQK, translated from the coding sequence TTGTTCGATAAACTTAAGGTTTCACGTGGAGATGCGTCACAGGAGGCATTAGTGGCTATGGACAAGTTGGCAAATGCCATTGTGCTAACTTCCCAAGGCACAGTTTTCATGCACGCCGGAGCGGAATTTTTACGCACCAAAAAAGAAGAAGAAAATTCGTATAATCTTCCTGATTCTATCAATCAAATTGATTGGAACTGGAAGCTAGAGCATAAACCGGTCTTTGATTACTATAAAAACTTAATTGAATTAAGAAAAAGCCATCCTGCCGTTCGTATGACAAATTCCAAAGATGTAGTTGATAACCTTACCTTCTTAAAATCAACGGACGGAGTTGTATCGTACGTAATCCAAAACAATGCAAATTATGATTCTTGGAATAATATTTTAGTAATTTACAATGCCAACCCCAAACCTATAAAGCATATTTTAGAAGGTGTGTGGCAATTGGCCGTCATAGGAGACGACTTTAGTCTTGTAAATGGAAAACCATTAAAAAAAACAGTACAAGTACCGCCGATATCGATGTTGGTGGCTTATCAAAAATAA
- a CDS encoding VF530 family protein, with protein sequence MHQNSESQPNNPLHGVTLVEIMEHLTQIYTWEDLASKININCFKSNPSIKSSLKFLRRTSWAREKVEQLYLKSIQKD encoded by the coding sequence ATGCATCAAAATTCCGAGAGCCAACCAAACAATCCGCTTCATGGTGTAACATTGGTAGAAATTATGGAACACCTTACCCAAATTTACACATGGGAGGACCTGGCGTCCAAAATCAATATTAACTGTTTTAAAAGCAACCCTTCCATTAAATCCAGTTTAAAATTTTTAAGGCGAACATCTTGGGCACGGGAGAAGGTGGAGCAACTTTACTTAAAATCCATTCAAAAAGACTAA
- a CDS encoding tRNA (cytidine(34)-2'-O)-methyltransferase, whose translation MALNIVLLEPEIPNNTGNIGRLALATNSKLHLVKPLGFDLDDKRVKRAGLDYWQHLSLHIYENQNEFFHTHRSNNMAFFSSHGSKEHWSIPFKEDMFLIFGKESVGLSKEIIENNQQHLYKIPIYSSHIRSLNLANSVGIVVYEGLRQLRST comes from the coding sequence ATGGCTTTAAACATTGTACTTCTAGAGCCTGAAATCCCAAATAATACAGGCAATATTGGAAGGTTGGCATTAGCTACCAATTCAAAGCTACATTTGGTAAAACCTTTAGGTTTTGACCTAGATGACAAGAGAGTAAAGAGAGCTGGTTTAGACTATTGGCAACATTTATCGCTTCATATCTACGAAAATCAAAATGAATTTTTCCACACGCATCGTTCAAATAATATGGCTTTCTTTTCAAGTCATGGAAGTAAGGAACATTGGTCTATACCCTTTAAGGAGGATATGTTCCTGATTTTTGGGAAGGAATCCGTTGGACTTTCAAAGGAAATAATTGAAAACAACCAACAGCATTTATATAAAATTCCGATCTATAGCTCTCATATCCGCAGTTTGAATCTGGCTAATTCCGTAGGTATCGTTGTTTATGAAGGACTACGACAACTGCGATCAACATAA